From Bradyrhizobium sp. 4:
GCAACCAGCAGAACGGCGGCGTCGCGGCCAAGGACCAGAGCAAGAAGAGCGAAGAGACCAACAATTACGAGATCTCCCGCACCACCAAGACCGAGGTGACCGAGGCCGGCCGGGTCAACCGCATCTCGGTCGCGGTGCTGGTCGACGGCATCTACTCCAAGAACGAGAAGGGCGATCTGGCCTACCAGGACCGCACCAAGGAGCAGCTCGATCGGATCGCCACGCTGGTGCGCTCGGCGATCGGCTTCGACCAGAAGCGCGGCGACCAGGTCGAGGTCGTCAATCTGCGCTTTGCCGACGCCCCGTCCACCACCCCGATCGCGGAGCCGAGCGGCTTGCTCGGCATGCTCCAGTTCACCAAGGACGACGTCATGTACTTCGTCGAGCTTGGCGTGATGATGCTGCTCGGCCTGGTCGTGCTGTTCCTGGTCATCCGGCCGCTGGTCAAGCGCATCCTGGCATCGGACGAAGTCGCAGCCGCCATCTCCGGCGTCCTCACCGGTCCCGCGAGCGACGAGGCCGCGCCCGCCAGCCAGCCGCTCCTGCCGAGCGGCGCTGCGAGCGCGATCGACGTCGCCACCGTCCAGGGCCAGGTCCATGCCCAATCCGTCCATCGCGTCGGCGAACTCGCCGAGCGCAATCCCAACGAGACGGTCGCCATCATCCGCCAATGGCTGACCGAACCCGCGAAATAATCGAGAAGTGATCCGACATGGCCGCTGCCCTGCAAAACGCCAATTCCAACGACATCACCAGCGTGATCTCCACGCTCGGTCAGCGTGCCGTCGGCCGCGCGGGCGCCAAGACCGAAGCAGTACCGGGGCCGAAGCGCGCCGCGATCCTGATGCTGGCGCTCGGCGAGCAGTATGGCGGCAAGATCTGGGGCTTGCTCGACGACGACGAGGTGCGCCAGCTCTCCCTGGAGATGTCGACGCTCGGCACCGTCGAGGTCGACACGGTGGAGGACATGCTGCTCGAATTCGTCTCGCGGATGTCGGCCTCCGGCGCGCTGATGGGCAATTTCGACGCCACCGAGCGGCTGCTCCAGCAATACCTTGCCCCCGAGCGCGTCAACGGCATCATGGACGAAATCCGCGGCCCCGCCGGCCGTAACATGTGGGAGAAGCTCTCCAACGTGCAGGAAGAGGTGCTCGCCAACTATCTCAAGAACGAATATCCGCAGACCATCGCGGTGGTGCTGTCGAAGCTGAAGCCGGAACACGCCGCCCGCGTGCTCGGCATCTTCCCCGAGGATCTGGCGCTCGACGTCGTCAACCGCATGCTGAAGATGGAGGCGGTGCAGAAGGAGGTGATCGAGAGCGTGGAGA
This genomic window contains:
- the fliG gene encoding flagellar motor switch protein FliG, with protein sequence MAAALQNANSNDITSVISTLGQRAVGRAGAKTEAVPGPKRAAILMLALGEQYGGKIWGLLDDDEVRQLSLEMSTLGTVEVDTVEDMLLEFVSRMSASGALMGNFDATERLLQQYLAPERVNGIMDEIRGPAGRNMWEKLSNVQEEVLANYLKNEYPQTIAVVLSKLKPEHAARVLGIFPEDLALDVVNRMLKMEAVQKEVIESVEKTLRTEFMSNLSQTRRRDAHEVMAEIFNNFDRQTETRFITSLEEDNRESAERIKALMFTFDDLVKLDSGSAQTLMRNVDKDKLGVALKSANEDVRNFFFGNMSSRAAKMLQDDMAAMGPVRLRDVDEAQALLVNLAKDLAAKGEIMLTKNRADDELVY